From Corvus hawaiiensis isolate bCorHaw1 chromosome 13, bCorHaw1.pri.cur, whole genome shotgun sequence, one genomic window encodes:
- the LOC125332763 gene encoding olfactory receptor 10K1-like: MQGTLLTVLITTTASVLHMPMYYFLKNLALTEICYRLSIIPNMLMILLMEEKIISFTACALQLNCVILFVTSISYLRIIYAVLQIPLAVGQRKPFSTCAAHLLVVALFYSTAGIIHLQPKASFSSNMKKTVSLSYTVITPMLNPIIYSLRNQEFKQNLKRCTDE, from the exons ATGCAG GGAACTCTCTTAACTGTTTTGATCACAACCACTGCCTCTGTCCTACACATGCCCATGTACTACTTCCTGAAGAACCTTGCCTTGACAGAGATCTGCTACAGGCTGAGCATTATCCCCAACATGCTCATGATTCTGCtgatggaggaaaaaattatttccttcacAGCTTGTGCATTGCAGCTCAACTGCGTTATCCTTTTTGTCACCT CCATCTCTTACCTTCGCATTATCTATGCTGTTCTTCAGATACCACTGGCTGTGGGCCAGAGAAAACCCTTTTCCACATGTGCAGCTCACCTGCTGGTGGTGGCTCTTTTCTACAGCACAGCTGGCATCATCCACCTGCAACCCAAGGCCAGCTTCTCATCCAACATGAAGAAAACGGTTTCCCTGTCCTACACAGTTATCACCCCGATGCTCAACCCCATCATCTACAGCTTGAGAAATCAGGAATTCAAGCAAAACCTGAAGAGATGCACTGACGAGTGA